One Molothrus ater isolate BHLD 08-10-18 breed brown headed cowbird chromosome 13, BPBGC_Mater_1.1, whole genome shotgun sequence DNA window includes the following coding sequences:
- the ST8SIA2 gene encoding alpha-2,8-sialyltransferase 8B, translating into MPLPCRGWTLALLTLLVGFLIFADISEIEEESGSSGGRGTIRSAVNSLHSKSNRAEVVINDSSSPAVVDRSNESIKHNIKPASSKWRHNQTLSLKIRKQILKFLDAEKDISVLKGTLKPGDIIHYVFDRDSTMNVSQNLYELLPRTSPLKGKQFPSCAIVGNSGVLLSSGCGPEIDAHSFVIRCNLAPVQEYSQDVGMKTDLVTMNPSVIQRAFEDLVNETWREKLLQRLHSLNGSILWIPAFMAKGGKERVEWVNELILKHHINVRTAYPSLRLLHAVRGYWLTNKVHIKRPTTGLLMYTLATRFCNQIYLYGFWPFPLDQNQNPVKYHYYDSLKYGYTSQASPHTMPLEFKALKTLHQQGALKLTVGECDGAT; encoded by the exons GAGTTCTGGAGGCAGAGGTACAATCAGATCAGCTGTGAACAGCTTACATAGCAAATCTAATAG AGCTGAAGTAGTAATAAATGACTCCTCATCTCCAGCTGTTGTTGACAGAAGTAATGAAAGCATTAAGCACAACATTAAACCAGCCTCATCCAAATGGAGACACAACCAGACACTCTCTTTGAAGATCAG AAAACAGATCTTGAAGTTCCTGGATGCAGAGAAGGACATTTCAGTGCTGAAGGGGACGCTGAAGCCGGGGGACATCATCCACTATGTCTttgacagggacagcaccatgAACGTGTCCCAGAACCTGTACGAGCTGCTGCCCCGCACCTCTCCCCTCAAGGGCAAGCAgttccccagctgtgccatcGTGGGCAACTCGggggtgctgctcagcagtggctGCGGCCCCGAGATCGACGCTCACAGCTTCGTCATAAG GTGCAACCTGGCCCCCGTGCAGGAGTACTCCCAGGACGTGGGCATGAAGACAGACCTGGTGACCATGAACCCCTCGGTGATCCAGCGCGCCTTCGAGGACCTGGTGAACGAGACGTGGcgggagaagctgctgcagcgCCTGCACAGCCTCAACGGCAGCATCCTCTGGATCCCAGCCTTCATGGCCAAGGGGGGCAAGGAGAGGGTGGAGTGGGTGAACGAGCTCATCCTGAAGCACCACATCAACGTCAGGACTGCCTACCCCTCGCTGCGCCTGCTGCACGCGGTCCGAGG GTACTGGCTGACCAACAAGGTGCACATCAAGCGCCCCACCACCGGCCTGCTCATGTACACCCTGGCCACCCGCTTCTGCAACCAGATCTATCTCTATGGCTTCTGGCCCTTCCCCCTGGACCAGAACCAGAACCCAGTCAAGTACCACTACTACGACAGCCTCAAGTACGGCTACACCTCGCAGGCCAGCCCGCACACCATGCCCCTGGAGTTCAAAGCCTTAAAGACGCTGCACCAGCAAGGAGCCTTGAAGCTGACTGTGGGGGAGTGTGATGGGGCCACGTAG